The Osmerus eperlanus chromosome 12, fOsmEpe2.1, whole genome shotgun sequence genome has a segment encoding these proteins:
- the LOC134030913 gene encoding myoferlin-like isoform X6: protein MLRVVVESAKGLPKKKIGSPDPVASVVFKDEKKKTKSISNELNPVWNEVLEFDLKGSALDSSSYIDVIVKDFETIGKDKLLGSTKISLRDLATGQVKSLPSKNLPLINEKGQDIGATIDLVIGYDPPASAVPNPNNPQDGTTAGDAGGGDEEENVDLADGGQTGSSGGGSSPGLPGNTAQAMVRRARNRSRPLSNKPQDFQIRVRIIEGRQLPGNNIQPVIKVNVCGQTHRTRIKRGNNPYFDEIFFYNINMLPSELFDQQISIRVYDSFSLRADSLMGEFKLDVGYVYDEPAHSVMRKWLLLSDPDDSSSGAKGYLKVSLFIVGTGDEPPAEKRESNDDQDDIESNLLLPAGVTLRWITMALKVFRAEDIPQMDDAFVQSVKEIFGRDSDKKNLVDPFLEARFAGKKLCTQVIEKNANPEWNQLLNLQVKFPSMCECIKLTVFDWDRLTRNDAIGTTYLNLAKIASSGGEIEGKTGESEVGFLPAFGPSYVNLYGSPREFSGLPDPYEDLNFGKGEGVAYRGRVLVELTTKLEGKADKTVDSISSDDILVVQKYQRRRKFCLCAVFHSASMLQEPGEPIQFEVSIGNYGNKLDTTCKPLASTTQYSCAVFDGNHYYYLPWADTKPVVVVTSFWEDISHRLDAVNIILHIADRLQSNISAMKTAILAKMADTQLAEIWLKLVSQLIDDLESFHVPELEGKPNLTALDLQIKKLRGSAMATILDGARSMREEAMEIRDTLGDIEAWLEKLRQLADEPQNSMPDVIVWMLRGEKRVAYSRIPAHQLLYSTHSQEACGQYCGRTQTILMKYPMDKNKGLKVPVQVRVNMWLGLSAHEKKFNAYSEGTFSVFAELYENQAEMFGKWGTTALVGRYKFSDVTGKLKLKQEFFMPPPGWEWEGDWFIDPEKGLLTEADAGHTEFLDEVYQNETRFPGGEWKPAAEPYTDVNGEKTQSPGEMECPAGWTLQDEWTVDDNRAVDEKGWEYGVTIPPADKPKSWVPAEKVYHVHRRRRLVRPRSRTAGPTGGSPTERRIQGDPEGWEFSSLIGWKFHRKQRSSDTFRRRRWRRKMAPANTLGAAAIFKLEGALGIDTDEKGQKTDATKLFGANTPTVSCSFDRSYRYHLRVYVYQAKNLVAMDKDSFSDPYAHVSFLHVSQSTEKLSATLNPTWDQTLLFHDVEIHGDPDTIAQNPPKVVLELYDNDQVGKDELLGRAVCAPLVKLNAGMDQVPKLLWQPVMQRDQPAGDVLVAAELILKDKGNETELPLVPPRRGENLYMVPQGIRPVVQLTAIEILAWGLRNMKTYQLATVCSPSLVVECGGERVESVVIKNIKKSPNFPGSVLIIKALLPKDEMYTPPIVLKVIDHRPFGRKPVVGQCTISNLSDFRCDPYVARAEVAMSSKMALMMAAPPRDVSIHMGDRGPLLEDQVQCKEKELVDWWSKLYASIGEQEKCGPYLEKGYDTLKVYDCELEQVPEFQGLTDFCSTFKLHRGKNEDGVDDPTVVGEFKGSFKLYPLSDDPGIAPPPRQFRELPDSGPQECMVRIYIIRGIDLQPKDNNGMCDPYIKIALGKKSVDDRDNYLPNNTNPVFGKMFELSCFLPQDKDLKISVYDYDLLSRDEKVGETVIDLENRFLSRFGSYCGLPQTYCLTGINQWRDQMKPSQILQNLARLRGIPPPRTEDNGNTLKFHGQEYRLEEFEANKKIHQHLGPPNERICLHVLRKQTLVPEHVESRTLYSSFQPTLSQGKLQMWVDVFPKSLGPPGPPFDILPRKAKKYFLRAIIWNTTEVILDETSITGENMSDIYVKGWMPGMEEDKQKTDVHYRSLDGDGNFNWRFVFEFEYLPAEQLCLVSKKEHFWSLDKTEFRTPPKLIVQIWDNDKFSLDDYLGTVELDLRNLVPPAKMPAKCSLEMMEGKQGVQPKSDLSASLFAQHSVRGWWPCFIEQDGKKVLGGKVEMTLEIISEKDVDEKPAGKGRDEPNMNPKLDFPKRPDTSFFWFTNPCKTMKFIVWRRFKWIFIGLIILIIVLLFLAILLYSLPNYISMKIVKPFK, encoded by the exons ATGTTGCGTGTTGTGGTAGAATCCGCCAAAGGTTTACCAAAAAAGAAGATTGGGAGTCCTGATCCTGTCGCATCTGTTGTTTTTAAAG atgaaaaaaagaaaacaaaatcaaTAAGCAATGAATTAAACCCAGTCTGGAATGAG GTGCTTGAGTTTGACTTGAAAGGTTCCGCGCTTGACTCGTCATCCTACATCGATGTGATTGTGAAAGACTTCGAGACTATTGGGAAAGACAA GCTACTGGGGTCTACGAAAATCTCTCTGAGAGACCTAGCCACTGGCCAGGTCAAGTCCCTCCCATCCAAAAATCTTCCCCTCATCAATGAAAAGGGGCAGGACATTGGA GCTACAATCGACCTTGTGATTGGCTACGATCCGCCAGCCAGTGCTGTTCCCAATCCTAACAACCCACAGGATGGGACCACAGCAGGGGATGCTG GgggtggagatgaggaggagaatgtGGACCTGGCTGATGGGGGCCAGACTGGCTCCTCAGGCGGGGGTTCCTCCCCAGGCCTACCAGGCAACACCGCCCAGGCCATGGTCAGGAGGGCCAGGAACCGTAGCAGACCGCTATCCAACAAACCCCAGGACTTCCAG ATCCGAGTCAGGATCATAGAAGGCCGCCAGTTACCAGGAAACAACATCCAGCCTGTGATCAAGGTCAACGTGTGTGGACAGACCCACCGGACACGGATCAAGAGGGGCAACAACCCATACTTTGATGAG ATATTCTTCTACAACATCAACATGTTGCCGTCAGAGCTTTTCGACCAGCAAATCAGCATCCGG GTCTACGACTCTTTTTCTCTGAGAGCTGACAGTCTGATGGGAGAGTTCAAG CTGGATGTGGGCTATGTCTATGATGAGCCAG CCCACTCTGTCATGAGGAAATGGCTTCTGCTCAGCGACCCAGATGACTCTAGTTCTGGGGCGAAGGGTTATCTGAAAGTCAGCCTGTTCATTGTGGGGACAGGTGATGAGCCTCCG gcaGAGAAGAGGGAGTCCAACGATGACCAGGATGACATAGAAAGTaacctgctcctccctgcaggGGTCACCTTGCGGTGGATCACCATGGCTCTGAAGGTGTTCAGAGCTGAGGACATCCCCCAGA TGGACGATGCATTTGTCCAGTCAGTGAAAGAGATCTTTGGAAGAGACTCCGACAAGAAGAACCTGGTCGATCCATTCCTTGAGGCCCGCTTTGCTGGTAAAAAG CTGTGCACACAGGTCATTGAGAAGAATGCCAACCCTGAGTGGAACCAGTTACTGAATCTTCAAGTCAAG TTCCCGTCCATGTGCGAGTGCATCAAACTAACTGTCTTCGACTG GGATCGTCTTACCAGGAATGATGCTATTGGCACGACTTACCTGAACCTGGCTAAGATTGCCTCCTCTGGAGGAGAAATAGAAG GAAAGACGGGGGAGTCTGAGGTGGGCTTCCTGCCTGCATTCGGCCCCTCCTACGTCAACTTGTATGGGAGCCCCCGAGAGTTCAGCGGTCTCCCTGACCCTTATGAGGACCTCAACTTCGGCAAG GGAGAAGGAGTGGCCTATCGGGGAAGGGTCCTGGTTGAACTCACTACTAAACTAGAAGGCAAGGCAGACAAGACTGTGGACAGCATCTCCAGTGATGACATACTGGTGGTCCAG aaGTACCAGCGGAGAAGGAAgttctgtctgtgtgctgtgttccaCAGCGCCAGCATGCTGCAGGAACCGGGAGAGCCAATCCAGTTTGAGGTCAGTATCGGTAACTACGGCAACAAACTGGACACCACCTGCAAACCCTTGGCCTCTACGACCCAGTACAGCTGTGCTGTGTTTGATG GTAACCACTACTACTACCTTCCATGGGCGGACACTAAGCCTGTGGTGGTGGTGACGTCCTTCTGGGAGGACATCAGCCATCGTCTGGACGCTGTCAACATCATCCTGCACATCGCTGACCGCCTG CAATCCAACATCAGTGCAATGAAAACTGCCATTTTGGCTAAGATGGCCGACACTCAACTGGCAGAGATCTGGTTGAAGCTAGTCAGCCAGCTCATTGATGATCTGGAGAG TTTTCATGTGCCAGAGCTGGAGGGTAAACCCAACCTGACAGCCTTGGACCTCCAGATCAAGAAGCTGAGAGGCAGTGCCATGGCAACCATATTGGACGGGGCAAGGTCTATGAGAGAGGAAGCTATGGAGATCAGAGACACCCTGGGAGACATTGAGGCCTGGCTGGAGAAACTCCGGCAGCTGGCTGACGAG CCTCAGAACAGCATGCCAGACGTGATTGTGTGGatgctgagaggagagaagagagtggcCTACAGCCGTATCCCTGCTCACCAGCTGCTCTactccacacacagccaggaggCCTGCGGACAGTACTGCGGACGCACACAGACCATCTTGATGAAG TATCCCATGGATAAGAACAAGGGTCTGAAGGTTCCAGTCCAGGTTCGGGTCAACATGTGGCTGGGCCTGTCTGCTCACGAGAAGAAGTTCAATGCTTACTCAGAAGGCACCTTCAGTGTATTCGCTGAACTG TATGAGAACCAGGCGGAGATGTTTGGGAAGTGGGGCACCACGGCTCTGGTGGGACGCTACAAGTTCTCTGATGTGACGGGCAAGCTGAAGCTGAAGCAGGAGTTCTTCATGCCGCCCCCAGgctgggagtgggagggggactGGTTCATAGACCCAGAGAAGGG TCTGTTGACAGAGGCGGATGCTGGACACACAGAGTTCCTGGACGAGGTCTATCAAAACGAGACCCGCTTCCCTGGAGGAGAGTGGAAGCCTGCTGCAGAGCCCTACACTGATGTG AATGGGGAGAAGACCCAGAGTCCAGGGGAGATGGAGTGCCCTGCAGGCTGGACCTTGCAAGATGAGTGGACTGTAGACGACAACAGAGCCGTAGATGAGAAAG GTTGGGAGTATGGTGTGACCATCCCTCCGGCTGACAAGCCCAAGTCCTGGGTTCCTGCTGAGAAGGTCTACCATGTCCACCGCAGGAGGAGGCTGGTCAGGCCCAGGAGCAGGACGGCCGGCCCCACCGGGGGATCGCCCACGGAG AGACGGATCCAAGGAGACCCAGAGGGCTGGGAGTTCTCATCCCTGATTGGCTGGAAGTTCCACAGGAAGCAGCGCTCATCGGACACATTCCGTCGCCGGCgttggaggaggaagatggcaCCTGCCAACACCCTGGGAGCCGCGGCCATCTTTAAACTGGAGGGGGCACTG GGGATTGACACAGATGAGAAAGGCCAGAAGACTGATGCTACCAAGCTGTTTGGAGCCAACACACCCACAGTGTCCTGCTCCTTTGACA GGTCCTACCGCTATCACTTGAGGGTCTATGTGTACCAGGCCAAGAACCTAGTGGCTATGGACAAAGACAGCTTCTCTG ACCCGTATGCCCACGTGTCCTTCCTGCATGTCAGTCAGTCCACGGAGAAGCTGTCAGCCACGCTGAACCCCACCTGGGACCAGACCCTCCTATTCCACGACGTGGAGATCCACGGCGACCCCGACACCATCGCCCAGAACCCCCCCAAGGTGGTCCTCGAGCTGTACGACAACGACCAAGTG GGTAAGGATGAACTGCtgggcagggctgtgtgtgcccCGCTGGTGAAGTTGAATGCGGGCATGGATCAGGTGCCCAAGCTGCTGTGGCAGCCAGTCATGCAGAGAGACCAGCCAGCAGGGGATGTACTGGTGGCAGCTGAACTCATACTGAAGGACAAG GGGAATGAGACAGAGCTGCCCCTGGTTCCtcccaggagaggggagaacctCTACATGGTTCCTCAGGGCATCCGGCCGGTGGTGCAGCTCACCGCTATCGAG ATCCTGGCGTGGGGTCTGCGTAACATGAAGACGTACCAGCTGGCCACGGTGTGCTCTCCCAGCCTGGTGGTGGAGTGTGGGGGCGAGAGGGTGGAGTCTGTCGTCATCAAGAACATCAAGAAGAGCCCCAACTTCCCTGGATCTGTCCTTATCATCAAAGCG CTCCTTCCTAAAGATGAGATGTACACTCCTCCCATCGTGCTGAAGGTGATAGACCACCGTCCTTTCGGCAGGAAGCCGGTGGTGGGACAGTGTACCATCAGCAACCTGTCAGACTTCCGCTGTGACCCCTATGTCGCCAGGGCTGAGGTCGCCATGTCCTCCAAAA tggcTCTGATGATGGCTGCCCCACCTAGAGACGTCTCCATTCACATGGGTGACAGGGGACCCCTGCTGGAGGATCAGGTACAGTGCA AGGAGAAAGAGCTGGTTGACTGGTGGAGCAAATTATACGCTTCCAtaggagagcaagagaaatgTGGTCCCTACCTGGAGAAAGGCTACGACACCTTGAAG GTGTATGACTGTGAGCTGGAGCAGGTCCCAGAGTTCCAAGGGCTGACAGACTTCTGCAGCACCTTCAAGCTGCACAGAGGCAAGAACGAGGATGGAGTGGACGACCCCACCGTGGTCGGAGAGTTCAAG ggttCGTTTAAGTTGTACCCACTGTCAGACGACCCTGGCatagctcctccccctcgccagTTCCGTGAGCTGCCAGACAGCGGGCCGCAGGAGTGCATGGTCAGGATCTACATCATCAGGGGCATCGACCTGCAGCCTAAAGACAACAACGGCatg TGTGATCCGTACATCAAGATCGCATTAGGAAAGAAGAGCGTTGATGACAGAGATAACTACCTGCCCAACAACACCAACCCTGTGTTTGGAAA GATGTTCGAGCTGAGCTGCTTCCTGCCTCAAGACAAGGACCTGAAGATCTCTGTGTACGACTACGATCTGCTGAGTCGTGATGAGAAGGTCGGCGAGACGGTGATCGACCTGGAGAATCGATTCCTTTCTCGTTTCGGTTCCTACTGTGGCCTGCCACAGACCTACTGCCT GACAGGGATCAACCAATGGCGTGACCAGATGAAGCCATCTCAAATCCTCCAGAACCTGGCTCGTCTCAGGGGAATCCCCCCTCCCAGGACGGAGGACAATGGAAACACTCTAAAGTTCCACGGCCAAGAGTACCGCCTGGAAGAGTTTG AGGCTAACAAGAAGATCCACCAGCACCTGGGCCCACCTAATGAGAGGATCTGTCTGCACGTACTCAGGAAACAGACTCTGGTACCAGAGCATGTGGAGAGCAGAACACTGTACAGCAGCTTCCAGCCTACTCTCTCTCAG GGAAAACTCCAAATGTGGGTGGACGTTTTCCCCAAAAGCCTGGGTCCTCCTGGGCCTCCTTTCGACATACTTCCTCGCAAGGCGAAAAA ATATTTCCTTCGAGCCATTATCTGGAACACAACAGAAGTGATCTTGGATGAGACCAGCATCACTGGCGAGAACATGAGTGACATCTATGTTAAAGG CTGGATGCCAGGCATGGAGGAGGACAAGCAGAAGACAGACGTTCACTACAGGTCTCTGGATGGAGACGGGAACTTTAACTGGAGGTTTGTTTTTGAGTTCGAGTACCTGCCTGCTGAGCAGCTGTGTCTGGTCTCCAAGAAG GAGCACTTCTGGAGTCTTGACAAAACTGAGTTCCGTACCCCCCCGAAGTTGATTGTTCAAATATGGGACAACGATAAGTTCTCATTAGACGATTACCTAG GCACGGTGGAGCTGGACCTGCGGAACCTGGTTCCACCCGCCAAGATGCCAGCAAAGTGCTCTCTGGAAATGATGGAGGGGAAACAAGGGGTGCAGCCCAAGTCTGATCTGTCTGCCTCACTGTTTGCCCAGCACTCTGTCAGGGGCTGGTGGCCCTGCTTCATAGAGCAGGATGGCAAGAAGGTCCTAGGA gggaaggTAGAGATGACTCTTGAGATCATCAGTGAGAAGGATGTGGATGAGAAACCTGCTGGAAAGGGGAGAGATGAACCCAACATGAACCCCAAGCTGGACTTTCCCAA GCGACCAGACACTTCGTTCTTCTGGTTCACCAACCCCTGCAAGACCATGAAGTTCATTGTGTGGCGCAGGTTCAAGTGGATCTTCATTGGTCTGATCATACTGATCATAGTGCTGCTCTTCCTTGCTATCTTGCTCTACTCACTGCCG AACTACATATCAATGAAGATTGTGAAGCCATTCAAGTGA